A genomic window from Brassica oleracea var. oleracea cultivar TO1000 chromosome C8, BOL, whole genome shotgun sequence includes:
- the LOC106308637 gene encoding uncharacterized protein LOC106308637, protein MAMRASTTTRWKSPSGRVDMSGIGGKGLWSHITDDGPKSGAKETEEGEEEKTLTKAEAKKWVQEDLMVLSVLRVFELKRAINSMKQDGGELTKHMGNYKDVIKHILRSPNLPSMEEVCAQLQNEEGSLGMFGGKGELTMAHQAEGMQANKDAYRGSEKKYEKYEGSCEHCKRTGNKKSECWILHPHLRPRGFNRDREAKAHLSAEANGAASSGASSGAKVGESEGRVLASHQLIGKGMDQEVFKRADLEAFFKALKESGNTLGNTLGYSYAAHTLPSTTDKLLDIFKNFYTAASNPSNTDSDNNLIKDIEPAHEHVMIANGDKIPIRGIGKLKLFNKDSKAFLMPEFTSNLLSVKRFTTDLQCNVIFSPDDVKFQDIKSSHTFKVAQHGILHQTSCPYTPQQNGVAEGKNIHLMEVARSMMFHKSVPKRFWSDAVMNACYLINRIPTRILEINMIPTRILEDQSPFEVLNKSRPVLDHLRTFGCVCYVLVPGKMRNKLEAKSTNAMLIGYSASQKGYKCFDPTARRVLVSRDVKFIEDKGYYEEKSWEELEELSQPSDKAGGSESEAEGLKDQGSEEAGGLEDQGSDSPVQSGDESVREVQNEGQEAGEEIQIQEEVVEEQVEVPLRRSTRIRRDASEWANTRNWVNTRVYYNAQAVEHSS, encoded by the exons ATGGCAATGAGAGCATCAACTACGACGCGCTGGAAGTCTCCCTCAGGACGTGTAGACATGTCTGGCATAGGAGGGAAAG GGCTGTGGAGCCACATCACTGATGATGGTCCGAAGTCAGGGGCCAAAGAAACTGAAGAAGGTGAAGAGGAAAAGACTCTCACCAAAGCTGAAGCAAAGAAGTGGGTGCAAGAAGACTTGATGGTGCTCTCCGTGCT TCGTGTGTTTGAGTTGAAGAGAGCCATTAACTCCATGAAGCAAGATGGAGGAGAGCTCACCAAACACATGGGAAA CTACAAGGATGTCATCAAACACATCTTGAGATCGCCTAACCTACCATCCATGGAGGAAGTATGCGCGCAACTTCAGAATGAGGAGGGATCTCTTGGCATGTTTGGAGGCAAGGGTGAGCTCACTATGGCTCATCAAGCTGAAGGAATGCAAGCAAACAAGGATGCATACAGAGGCTCAGAAAAGAAGTATGAAAAGTATGAGGGAAGCTGTGAGCATTGCAAGAGAACCGGTAACAAGAAGAGTGAGTGTTGGATCCTACATCCTCACCTCAGGCCACGCGGGTTCAACAGGGATAGGGAAGCAAAGGCTCACCTTTCTGCTGAAGCAAATGGTGCTGCTTCATCCGGAGCTAGCTCAGGCGCTAAGGTGGGTGAAAGTGAAGGTAGAGTCTTGGCATCTCATCAACTAATTGGAAAGGGTATGGATCAGGAGGTATTCAAGAGAGCTGACCTTGAAGCCTTCTTCAAAGCTCTTAAGGAGTCTGGTAACACTCTCGGAAACACCCTAGGATACTCATATGCTGCTCATACATTGCCTAGTACTACTGATAAGTTACTAGACATTTTTAAAAACTTTTACACTGCTGCTAGTAATCCTAGTAATACTGATAG TGATAATAACCTGATTAAAGACATAGAACCGGCTCATGAACATGTTATGATTGCTAATGGAGATAAAATTCCTATTAGAGGAATTGGTAAACTGAAACTGTTTAATAAGGACTCTAAAGCATTTTTGATGCCTGAGTTTACTTCTAATCTTTTATCTGTCAAAAGATTCACCACTGATCTTCAATGCAATGTTATCTTTAGTCCTGATGATGTTAAGTTTCAGGATATTAAGAGCA GCCACACATTCAAAGTAGCTCAACATGGGATTCTACATCAGACTAGTTGTCCTTACACTCCACAACAGAATGGAGTTGCTGAAGGGAAGAACATACACCTCATGGAAGTGGCCCGTTCAATGATGTTCCACAAGAGTGTCCCAAAGAGATTTTGGAGTGATGCTGTGATGAATGCTTGCTATCTGATCAACAGGATACCAACCAGAATCCTAGAGATCAACATGATACCAACCAGAATCCTAGAGGATCAGTCTCCATTTGAGGTACTCAACAAGAGTCGACCAGTTCTGGATCACTTGAGGACATTTGGGTGTGTGTGCTATGTACTGGTGCCAGGAAAGATGAGAAACAAACTTGAAGCAAAGAGCACCAATGCTATGCTTATTGGATATTCCGCATCTCAAAAGGGATACAAGTGCTTTGATCCCACTGCTAGAAGAGTCTTGGTGTCTAGGGATGTGAAGTTCATCGAAGATAAAGGGTATTATGAAGAGAAGAGTTGGGAGGAGCTTGAAGAGCTTTCTCAACCATCAGATAAAGCT GGGGGAAGTGAATCTGAAGCTGAAGGGTTAAAAGATCAAGGCTCAGAAGAAGCTGGAGGTCTAGAAGATCAAGGCTCAGATTCTCCTGTCCAAAGTGGAGATGAATCAGTAAGAGAAGTTCAGAATGAAGGTCAGGAAGCTGGAGAAGAAATCCAGATACAAGAAGAAGTTGTTGAGGAACAAGTAGAAGTTCCTTTGAGAAGAAGCACACGAATAAGGAGGGATGCTTCCGAGTGGGCAAACACGAGAAACTGGGTAAACACGAGAGTGTACTACAATGCCCAGGCTGTGGAGCATTCTTCCTAA